A DNA window from Danio aesculapii chromosome 14, fDanAes4.1, whole genome shotgun sequence contains the following coding sequences:
- the tbx22 gene encoding T-box transcription factor TBX22 isoform X2, which yields MQSITRQVDHTSGNRCKKMKVEDLKNESLQDVLHCDSDTRRTLFDAQDQRNSAKERKPAEAEAVRKVRVDLQGSDLWKRFHEIGTEMIITKVGRRMFPSIRIKVHNLDPLQQYSIAMDIMPMDSKKYRYVYHSSQWVIAGNTDHSCIPPHLYVHPDSPCSGENWMRQVISFDRVKLTNNEMDDRGHIILKSMHKYRPRIHVILHYPPECLSKRLLSLPADGVFTFSFPETQFTTVTAYQNQQITKLKIDRNPFAKGFRERNGAVLDGILESYSWHSPFNGFKSLAMELQDVSDLQRAVLPHQCPQLKQSIPLPSQALSAARYCLQAVFSHTEPTVAFASIITLGCDLC from the exons ATGCAGTCAATCACGCGACAAGTGGATCATACTTCAGGAAATCGCTGCAAGAAGATGAAGGTGGAAGATTTGAAGAATGAGAGTCTGCAGGATGTTTTGCACTGTGACAGTGACACACGGAGAACTTTATTTGACGCACAGG ATCAGCGAAACAGCGCGAAGGAAAGAAAACCTGCAGAAGCTGAAGCTGTGAGGAAAGTTCGCGTTGATCTTCAAGGGTCAGACTTGTGGAAGAGATTTCACGAAATCGGCACAGAGATGATCATCACCAAAGTTGGCAG GAGAATGTTCCCTTCCATTCGTATCAAGGTGCACAATCTGGACCCTTTACAGCAATACTCCATTGCCATGGACATCATGCCTATGGACTCAAAGAAATACAG GTATGTTTACCACAGCTCTCAGTGGGTGATTGCTGGAAACACAGATCACTCCTGTATCCCCCCTCATCTGTATGTCCACCCGGACTCACCGTGTTCAGGAGAGAACTGGATGAGGCAGGTGATCAGCTTCGATCGCGTCAAGCTTACCAACAATGAGATGGATGACAGAGGCCAC ATAATCCTGAAGTCCATGCACAAGTACAGGCCACGGATTCATGTTATTCTGCATTATCCTCCTGAATGCCTGTCGAAGAGACTTCTGTCACTCCCTGCGGATGGTGTGTTCACCTTCTCCTTCCCTGAAACTCAGTTTACCACTGTCACAGCGTACCAAAACCAGCAG ATAACAAAACTGAAGATCGACAGGAATCCATTTGCCAAAGGCTTCAGGGAACGAAACGG GGCTGTGTTGGATGGGATTCTAGAGTCGTACTCATGGCACAGTCCCTTCAATGGTTTCAAATCTTTAGCAATGGAGCTACAAG ATGTTTCGGATCTTCAGCGAGCGGTATTGCCTCATCAGTGTCCTCAGCTCAAGCAGTCCATCCCACTGCCTTCTCAAGCCCTCAGTGCTGCAAGATACTGCCTTCAAGCTGTTTTCTCGCATACAGAGCCTACTGTGGCATTTGCCTCAATAATTACACTGGGTTGCGACCTATGTTAG
- the tbx22 gene encoding T-box transcription factor TBX22 isoform X1 — MQSITRQVDHTSGNRCKKMKVEDLKNESLQDVLHCDSDTRRTLFDAQDQRNSAKERKPAEAEAVRKVRVDLQGSDLWKRFHEIGTEMIITKVGRRMFPSIRIKVHNLDPLQQYSIAMDIMPMDSKKYRYVYHSSQWVIAGNTDHSCIPPHLYVHPDSPCSGENWMRQVISFDRVKLTNNEMDDRGHIILKSMHKYRPRIHVILHYPPECLSKRLLSLPADGVFTFSFPETQFTTVTAYQNQQITKLKIDRNPFAKGFRERNGAVLDGILESYSWHSPFNGFKSLAMELQGRCFGSSASGIASSVSSAQAVHPTAFSSPQCCKILPSSCFLAYRAYCGICLNNYTGLRPMLDLPLLTSLPVKKGDRCRSHWLYNSAGTSMHPIHNVSSGWASENDSTASAFMSPYSYSFPISHRFYTATHHLKLAHGESPVLQMPMISSIEYSPLQQSCQNTMSIPSITDNCSATKM; from the exons ATGCAGTCAATCACGCGACAAGTGGATCATACTTCAGGAAATCGCTGCAAGAAGATGAAGGTGGAAGATTTGAAGAATGAGAGTCTGCAGGATGTTTTGCACTGTGACAGTGACACACGGAGAACTTTATTTGACGCACAGG ATCAGCGAAACAGCGCGAAGGAAAGAAAACCTGCAGAAGCTGAAGCTGTGAGGAAAGTTCGCGTTGATCTTCAAGGGTCAGACTTGTGGAAGAGATTTCACGAAATCGGCACAGAGATGATCATCACCAAAGTTGGCAG GAGAATGTTCCCTTCCATTCGTATCAAGGTGCACAATCTGGACCCTTTACAGCAATACTCCATTGCCATGGACATCATGCCTATGGACTCAAAGAAATACAG GTATGTTTACCACAGCTCTCAGTGGGTGATTGCTGGAAACACAGATCACTCCTGTATCCCCCCTCATCTGTATGTCCACCCGGACTCACCGTGTTCAGGAGAGAACTGGATGAGGCAGGTGATCAGCTTCGATCGCGTCAAGCTTACCAACAATGAGATGGATGACAGAGGCCAC ATAATCCTGAAGTCCATGCACAAGTACAGGCCACGGATTCATGTTATTCTGCATTATCCTCCTGAATGCCTGTCGAAGAGACTTCTGTCACTCCCTGCGGATGGTGTGTTCACCTTCTCCTTCCCTGAAACTCAGTTTACCACTGTCACAGCGTACCAAAACCAGCAG ATAACAAAACTGAAGATCGACAGGAATCCATTTGCCAAAGGCTTCAGGGAACGAAACGG GGCTGTGTTGGATGGGATTCTAGAGTCGTACTCATGGCACAGTCCCTTCAATGGTTTCAAATCTTTAGCAATGGAGCTACAAG GTAGATGTTTCGGATCTTCAGCGAGCGGTATTGCCTCATCAGTGTCCTCAGCTCAAGCAGTCCATCCCACTGCCTTCTCAAGCCCTCAGTGCTGCAAGATACTGCCTTCAAGCTGTTTTCTCGCATACAGAGCCTACTGTGGCATTTGCCTCAATAATTACACTGGGTTGCGACCTATGTTAGACCTTCCCTTGCTGACTTCTCTCCCGGTTAAGAAAGGAGACCGATGTAGGAGCCACTGGCTCTATAATTCGGCAGGTACTTCCATGCATCCTATTCACAATGTTTCATCTGGATGGGCCTCTGAAAATGACAGTACTGCATCAGCCTTCATGTCACCATATAGCTACAGCTTCCCCATCAGCCACAGATTCTACACTGCTACTCATCATTTAAAACTGGCTCATGGTGAAAGCCCTGTTCTTCAGATGCCAATGATTTCCTCAATCGAGTACAGTCCCTTACAGCAGTCCTGCCAAAACACCATGAGCATACCTTCAATTACTGACAATTGCTCAGCCACTAAAATGTGA